From a single Stigmatopora argus isolate UIUO_Sarg chromosome 4, RoL_Sarg_1.0, whole genome shotgun sequence genomic region:
- the LOC144073732 gene encoding angiogenin-2-like, which yields MATHGFVFIVAAAYILLAPRAQARNDAPCQRSKWNNGYNTFIKRHVRSGLPASLDSSEWRNYIKNNGGCDRPTQSFLDPKDLDRIRAVCSNRGGKTYKDNLCISQEPFSFVTVRSDHGTCGIKNIVRESKHLILACEVLENQCLPVHFEGNPKDARPSNNAKGCLDPDIKGHASRLKTTQMCWLASVFVFMYAYFY from the coding sequence ATGGCTACTCACGGGTTTGTATTCATTGTGGCCGCCGCCTACATCCTGTTGGCTCCTCGTGCCCAGGCAAGAAACGACGCTCCCTGCCAGCGCTCCAAATGGAACAACGGCTACAACACGTTCATCAAGCGTCACGTCCGCTCGGGCCTCCCCGCCTCTCTAGATTCCAGCGAGTGGAGAAACTATATCAAGAACAACGGGGGCTGCGATAGACCCACCCAGTCCTTTCTGGATCCAAAAGACCTGGACAGGATCAGGGCCGTGTGCTCCAACAGGGGCGGGAAGACTTACAAGGACAACCTGTGCATCAGCCAGGAGCCCTTCTCCTTCGTCACAGTCAGGAGCGACCACGGCACTTGCGGGATCAAGAACATCGTCCGGGAAAGCAAACATCTGATCCTGGCCTGTGAGGTGCTGGAAAACCAGTGCCTGCCAGTCCACTTTGAGGGAAACCCCAAAGACGCGAGGCCCAGCAACAATGCAAAAGGCTGCCTGGATCCAGATATTAAAGGCCACGCATCTCGTTTGAAAACAACCCAGATGTGCTGGTTGGCATctgtgtttgtctttatgtATGCCTATTTTTATTGA